One segment of Zonotrichia albicollis isolate bZonAlb1 chromosome 4, bZonAlb1.hap1, whole genome shotgun sequence DNA contains the following:
- the ASCL4 gene encoding achaete-scute homolog 4 has protein sequence MDSTKDDDRLPKRIAFPGSVSLANSHVHAHGVPLREPFGVPFHLDPSYWEQAYSGHTGRISYLPFPGCMGIYDYSFEPAFIRKRNERERQRVRCVNEGYTRLREHLPKELADKRLSKVETLRAAISYIKHLQSLLDCHPLGSSSKETLSAKESPGTPSPASPRECNSDGESKTSPASSPYSEFEEMGS, from the coding sequence ATGGACAGCACTAAAGACGATGATAGACTACCGAAGAGGATTGcatttccaggatctgtgtccctggCTAACAGCCACGTGCACGCCCATGGGGTACCCCTGAGAGAGCCCTTTGGGGTTCCCTTCCACCTGGACCCATCTTACTGGGAGCAAGCCTACAGCGGGCACACAGGCCGCATCTCCTACCTCCCATTTCCTGGCTGCATGGGCATCTATGACTATTCCTTCGAGCCTGCCTTCATTCGCAAGAGGAACGAGAGGGAGAGGCAGCGGGTGCGCTGCGTCAACGAGGGCTACACGCGCCTCAGGGAGCACCTGCCCAAGGAATTGGCCGACAAGCGCCTCAGCAAAGTGGAGACCCTGAGAGCTGCCATAAGCTACATCAAACACCTGCAGAGCTTGCTGGACTGCCATCCCTTAGGCTCTTCCAGTAAGGAAACGCTCTCTGCCAAGGAGAGCCCGGGAACTCCCAGTCCGGCTTCCCCGCGGGAGTGCAACAGCGATGGAGAGTCCAAAACTTCTCCAGCGTCATCCCCCTACAGTGAATTTGAGGAGATGGGCAGCTAG